In Achromobacter pestifer, the DNA window CATCGGTTTCTTTGCCATCGACCCGTTGCGCGCGGCCGGCATTGCCTTTACCGACGCCTATGTCCTGATCCAGGGCGCTTACCTGGTGCGTGACGAGTCTGCGCTACGCGCTTTGGACGAGGTCGACCGCGAGGGACACCGCGTCACCGTCGGGCGGGGTAGCGCGTACGACCTGTACCTGAGCCGTGAACTGAAGCGGGCGGCCATTACGCGCGCGCCCACTTCGCCGACCGTGGTCGATACTTTTTTGGCCGAGGGCACGGACGTGGCCGCGGGCGTGCTGCAGCAGCTGGAGGCGGACGCCAGGCGGTTGCAGGGCTTGCGCTTGTTGCCCGGCAGCTTCATGACCATACGCCAGGCCATGGGCGCGCCCAAGAGCCGCGGCGCCGAAGCCATGGAAGTACTGTCGGGGTTCGTCGAAGAGATGAAGGCCAGCGGCTTCGTTGCAAACGCGCTGCGCCGCCACGGCATTGAAGGCGCTGCGGTAGCGCCCGCGGCAGCCTGAATAGGGGCGCTCTTCTTGCGCTAGTGAATGACGCGCGCCGCCTTGCGCGCGCGCTTGACTTCATACATGCGGGCGTCGGCCAAGCGCACGGCGGCTTCCGCGTCCAGCCCGCGTGGGTCCAGCGCCACCACGCCGACGCTGGCGCCTTCGTACGGGACGGTTTCTTCGCCAAGCTGGTAGCGCCCCACGGTGGCGGCGGTGGCGCGCTCTTCCAGGGAACGGGCCGCTTCCTCGGCATCGCCGCGCGGCGCTTGCACGCCATGCGGGCCGCTGTCGGAGGCCAGGGCCGGGCCTGGCCCGATCAGCACGAACTCATCGCCGCCGATGCGCCCCAGCATATCCGAGCCGCGCAGGGCCGCGGAGACGCGGCGCGACACTTCCTGCAGGAACACGTCGCCTTGCTGGTGGCCGTACACGTCGTTGATGCCCTTGAAGCCGTCCAGGTCGATCACGCCGACCAGCACGCTGCCGCCTTCGCGCAGGGCGCGCGCCTGCAGGCGGTCCAGCGCTTCGTAGAGCGCGCGGCGGTTGGGCAGGCCGGTCAGCGTATCGGTCAGCGCGTAAGACATGAGTTGCACGTTGGCGGCGTGCAGCTGCTCCACCAGCATTTCGCGTTCCAGGAAGCGGGCGATCACGCTGGAGAACAGCTTCAGCACCGATTCCGCCTGCGGCTCGATCCGGTGCCGCGTGGCGCTGGCGGCGCACAGGGTGCCGAACAGCACGCCGTCGTCGGTGCGCACCGGGGCGCTCAGATAGGTCTGTATGCCCAGTTGCCGGGCCGCGTCGGAATCCGGCCAGCAGTTCGAGACATCGCTGGTGCACATGCGTCCTTCGTCCAGCGCGCGCTTGCACAGCGTGTCGTCCCAGGGCACGGACAGGCCTTCGGGTATTTGCAGTTGTCCGGCGTTGCGCGCGTAGCGGATGTGCTGGAGATCCGCCTTCAGGTCGATGGCCGTGAGATAGGTGGACTCCAGTCCGGTCACCGCGCCCAACATGTCCAGCAGCGGGCGCGTCAGCTGTTCGACGGACTTGGCCTCTGGCAGGGTGGTCGACAGTTCTGCAAGTATCGGATCCAGCACGGCGTCTCCGGGAAGCGTGGGCATATGGACGTCCGGCCCGTTGCTCCAAGGGGAGGCCGGGCCGGTGCTGTTGCCATTATGCATGCAAGCCGGCGAGGCGCGCGCCGCCGGCCGCGGCCCCTGCGGCCACGGTGTATTCTGGCAAGCATGCCGGGCCGCGCGTAGCGGGGCCGGCTTTGCAGATCAGAGCCGGCGGCGTCCGGCCGCCACGCATCAGGAGACACCACCATGCTATTGACCGAAGAACAGCTCAGCGTCCAGGAAATGGCGCGCCGCTTCGCGCAGGAGCGCCTGGCTCCCAATTCGGAGGCCTGGGACCGCGACCATCACTATCCGGCCGACGCCATTGCCGAAATGGCGCAGCTGGGCTTTTTCGGCATGCTGGTGCCCGAAGCTTGGGACGGCAACGACAGCGGCTATATCTCGTATGCGGTCGCGCTGGAGGAAATCGCGGCTGGCAACGGCGCCTGCTCCACCATCATGAGCGTGCACAATTCGGTTGCCTGCATGCCCATCCTGAAGTTCGGCACCGACGCGCAGAAAGAGCAGTTCCTGCGTCCGCTGGCAACGGGCGAGCATATCGGCGGATTCGCGCTGACCGAGCCGCAGGCCGGTTCGGACGCCAGCAGCCTGCACACGCGGGCGCGGCGCGATGGCGACGGCTACATCCTGAATGGCGCCAAGCAATTCATCACGTCCGGGCGCAGCGGCCAGGTCGTGATCGTGTTCGCCGTGACCGACCCCGAGGCCGGCAAGCGCGGCATCTCGGCGTTCATCGTGCCCACCGATACGCCGGGCTACAAGGTGCTGCGGGTCGAGGACAAGCTGGGCCAGCACGCCTCGGACACCTGCCAGATCGCGTTCGAGGACATGCGTATCCCGGCCGCCTACCGGCTGGGCGCGGAGGGCGAGGGCTACAAGATCGCCCTGTCCAACCTGGAGGGCGGACGCATCGGCATCGCTTCCCAGTCCGTGGGCATGGCGCGCGCGGCCTACGAGTGCGCGCGCGACTATGCGCGCGACCGCCAGGCCTTCGGCAAACCCATCATGGAGCATCAGGCGGTCGCGTTCCGCCTGGCCGACATGGCGACGCAGATCCATGCGGCGCGCCAGATGGTGCTGCACGCGGCGGCGCTGCGCGAAGCCGGCAGGCCCGCGCTGACGGAGGCGTCCATGGCCAAGCTGTTCGCCTCCGAGATGGCCGAAAAGGTGTGTTCGTCTGCCATCCAGACCTTGGGCGGGTACGGCTATCTGAAGGATTTTCCGGTGGAACGCATTTATCGCGACGTGCGCGTGTGCCAGATCTACGAAGGCACCAGCGACATCCAGCGCCTGGTGATCGCCCGGGCCTTGTAAACCAAAAGGCTAGGCCGGCTGACGCCGGCCGCGCCGCGCCCACAGCGCGTAGACGACGATGTTGCCCACGATCAGCAACGCCGCCAGCACGATCTGCGTGCCGCGGGTGATGCCTTCGGGGTAGATCAGCGCCAGCACATAGTGTTCGATGAAGCCGCCGCCATAGCCTTGCTGGCCGGCCTGCTGGCGCAGCGAAATCTCCAGCGGTGTCAGCGGGCAGATCCAGCCCATGCCTATCACCAGCGCGCCCCAGGCCAGCGCCGGCAGGTGCAGGTAGGCGATCCAGCGCTTCCATAGCGCCAGCAGCCCGCCGAACACCACGAAGGCCACGAAGAGGCCATGCACGATGAGCACCAGGTCGGCGAGCAGTCGATAGCTCATGGCCGTGTCCGCCTCAGGGCTTGAGGTCCCGCAGCAGCTTGGCCAGTTCAGGCGCCGTCATCAGCGACACGCCTTGCGACTTGGCGTATTGCAGCGCATTGTCGGAGACCTCGCCGAGCGCGATGTAGATGGCTTCGCGCGCGCCGCGTTTTTCGCGCGCCGCCTGCAGCTCGCGCAAGGGTTCGACGCCGACGCGGGCGGCCTTCCAGCGCTTGGCGCTGACCAGGGCGACGTGGCCGTCCTTGGTCAGCGCGAAATCGGCGCCGGGCAATTGCAGGCGTTCGACTTCGCAGCCGTCGCGGCGAAAGCCCGCTTCGACGGTCTTGGAAAAATCCGCCCAGGACATGCCGGCGGCGGCTTCGGCCACGGCCTGCACCCGCGCGCCCGAGGGCGAGCGCAATTGCTTGTAGGCCGCCATGATGGCGATGACCGCGAACGGCACCGCGGCGAACACGCCCATCGCGGCGTACTCCAGGGGCAGCGCGGCAAAGCCCGCGGCCGACAGCAGCACGGCCACGCCGGCGCTCATCCACCAGGGCGAGCGCAGCAGCACGGCGAAGATGGAGTTCTGGGACATCTTGAATTTCATGGCGGCTCGTGGTGAGACTGGGTGGGGAGGGCGTCAGGCGTCCTGGCCGCCGGCGTCGGGGCCGCGCACGACGATGCGCACGTCGCCGCAGGTCACGATCTGGCCGGCGCGGATCTTGGCCGTCTTGCGGCTTTCGACCACGCCGCCCACGCTGACATGGCCTTCGGCCACCAGCATCTTGCCCGCGCCGCCGCTGTCGCACACGCCGGTGGCCTTGAGCAGCTGGTTCACTTCAATGTAGGGGCTGCCTTCGGCCAGCGTGAATTCGATGATGGGCATGTCGCGTCTGTTGTAGAAGTAAGAGCGGGGTGCTCAGGCCTGGCCGCCGCCGTTGGGGCCGCCCTGGGTTTCGGCGGGCGGCTCTTGCGCGGCGGGACGGTTGTTGTTGGTCTCGGCGCGCGCCATCCAGGCGATCAGGGACGAGCGCATGGCTTCCTCGACCGACATCTGGATGGGCTGGACCCATTCCTGCGGCACGAACACGGTGTAGCCGCCGATCATGTAGCCCATGGGCAGGTAGACGGCCACCCGCTCGCCCTGCGTGAAGCCTTCGGGCAGGCCTTCCATGTTGCGGCGGGTGACCAGGCCGACCAGTTCCAGCTGCTGGCCCGGTATGCGCAGGACCACGACCTGCTGGGCGGTGTTCTTGGAGCTGGGCGAAAAATAGTCCGCGAAGCTTTTCAGCGACGAGTAGATGCTCTTGACCACCGGCAGGTTGGTGAACGGCATTTCCAGCAGCACCAGCACGCGCTGCACGCGTTCCTTGGACACCAGGTAGCCGATGGCCAGGATACCCAGGATGCCCAGCGCCAGGCCCATGCCCGGCACGTAGAAGCCGCCGATGAAGGGGCGCAGGAAGGTCAGCGCCACGGCTTCGGTCCAGGCCAGGAAGATGTACAGCAGGTAGATCGTCAGGGCCAGCGGCAGGACCGTGATCAGGCCGCGGAAGAAGTATTTATAGAGACGGCTCATAGACATAGGCAAGTAAATTAGGGTCGGATTACGCGGCAAAGGCACGCGCCGAAGGGCCGCCAGCATAGCAGCCGGCGCGGGCCCGGCCGGTAACAATCGGCGTGCAATCCGCCGAGGCGGCGCGCGCCTAGCGGTCCACGGGCAGGTACAGGGTCTCCTTGATCTCCTCCATGACCACGTAGCTGCGCGATTCGGCGGACGCGGGCAGGCGCTTGAGGATTTCGCCCAGGAGACGGCGGTATTCGTTCATTTCAGTCAGGCGGGCCTTGACCAGGTAGTCGAAGTCGCCCGACACCAGGTGGCATTCCATGACTTCGGGCACATACAGCAGCTCTTTCTTGACCTTGTCGAAGACGTCGCCGGATTTGGCCGACAGCTTGATCTCCAGGAAGACGAGCAGGTTCTTGCCCAGCGCCGCCGGATTGACGCGCGCATGGTAACCCGTGATGACGCCTTCGCGCTCCATGCGCTTGATGCGGTCGGAGCAGGGGGTGGCGGACAGGCTGATCCGGTCGGCCAGTTCGGTCACGGAAATGCGGCCTTCCCGCTGCAGGATGTCCAGGATTTTCAGGTCGATACGGTCTAGCTCGCGCATTTCACTTTTGGCGATCGAAAAACAGGAGGGGGCCGGGAAAAAGCACTGCCAAAGAAAAATCTTCAGTGCTTTTCACTACTAAGAGGCCCATAGACTACCGAAATTCCTGAACAAAACCAATCATCGGAAAGAATCATGCACGTCATCGTCCTCGGCAGCGGCGTCATCGGTACCACCACCGCCTATTATCTGGCCCGGCTAGGCGCCAAAGTCACGGTGCTGGACCGCCAGCCCTCGGCGGCGCAGGAGACCAGCTACGCCAACGCCGGGCAGGTTTCGCCGGGTTATTCCACGCCCTGGGCCGCGCCCGGGATTCCGTTGAAGGCCATCAAATGGCTGTTCCAGAAACACGCGCCGCTGGCCATCCGCCTGGACGGCAGCCTGTTCCAGCTGAAATGGATGGCGTCCATGCTGGCCAATTGTTCGGCCGAACGCTACTCGGTGAATAAGGAGCGCATGCTGCGCCTGTCCGAGTACAGCCGCGATTGCCTGCGCGAACTGCGGCAATCCACCGGCATCCACTACGAAGAGCGCACTCGCGGCACGCTGCAGCTGTTCCGCACCGAGGCCCAGCTGGAAGCCGCCCG includes these proteins:
- a CDS encoding transporter substrate-binding domain-containing protein, translating into MNLNTKIISAFAPTGRLRASINLGNPILAGRDAAGASAGVSVDLARAFAERLGVPLDLVVLDSAGASVETVTREDADIGFFAIDPLRAAGIAFTDAYVLIQGAYLVRDESALRALDEVDREGHRVTVGRGSAYDLYLSRELKRAAITRAPTSPTVVDTFLAEGTDVAAGVLQQLEADARRLQGLRLLPGSFMTIRQAMGAPKSRGAEAMEVLSGFVEEMKASGFVANALRRHGIEGAAVAPAAA
- a CDS encoding sensor domain-containing diguanylate cyclase; protein product: MPTLPGDAVLDPILAELSTTLPEAKSVEQLTRPLLDMLGAVTGLESTYLTAIDLKADLQHIRYARNAGQLQIPEGLSVPWDDTLCKRALDEGRMCTSDVSNCWPDSDAARQLGIQTYLSAPVRTDDGVLFGTLCAASATRHRIEPQAESVLKLFSSVIARFLEREMLVEQLHAANVQLMSYALTDTLTGLPNRRALYEALDRLQARALREGGSVLVGVIDLDGFKGINDVYGHQQGDVFLQEVSRRVSAALRGSDMLGRIGGDEFVLIGPGPALASDSGPHGVQAPRGDAEEAARSLEERATAATVGRYQLGEETVPYEGASVGVVALDPRGLDAEAAVRLADARMYEVKRARKAARVIH
- a CDS encoding acyl-CoA dehydrogenase family protein, whose translation is MLLTEEQLSVQEMARRFAQERLAPNSEAWDRDHHYPADAIAEMAQLGFFGMLVPEAWDGNDSGYISYAVALEEIAAGNGACSTIMSVHNSVACMPILKFGTDAQKEQFLRPLATGEHIGGFALTEPQAGSDASSLHTRARRDGDGYILNGAKQFITSGRSGQVVIVFAVTDPEAGKRGISAFIVPTDTPGYKVLRVEDKLGQHASDTCQIAFEDMRIPAAYRLGAEGEGYKIALSNLEGGRIGIASQSVGMARAAYECARDYARDRQAFGKPIMEHQAVAFRLADMATQIHAARQMVLHAAALREAGRPALTEASMAKLFASEMAEKVCSSAIQTLGGYGYLKDFPVERIYRDVRVCQIYEGTSDIQRLVIARAL
- a CDS encoding DUF2784 domain-containing protein, which codes for MSYRLLADLVLIVHGLFVAFVVFGGLLALWKRWIAYLHLPALAWGALVIGMGWICPLTPLEISLRQQAGQQGYGGGFIEHYVLALIYPEGITRGTQIVLAALLIVGNIVVYALWARRGRRQPA
- a CDS encoding restriction endonuclease, coding for MKFKMSQNSIFAVLLRSPWWMSAGVAVLLSAAGFAALPLEYAAMGVFAAVPFAVIAIMAAYKQLRSPSGARVQAVAEAAAGMSWADFSKTVEAGFRRDGCEVERLQLPGADFALTKDGHVALVSAKRWKAARVGVEPLRELQAAREKRGAREAIYIALGEVSDNALQYAKSQGVSLMTAPELAKLLRDLKP
- a CDS encoding RNA-binding S4 domain-containing protein, with the translated sequence MPIIEFTLAEGSPYIEVNQLLKATGVCDSGGAGKMLVAEGHVSVGGVVESRKTAKIRAGQIVTCGDVRIVVRGPDAGGQDA
- a CDS encoding DUF502 domain-containing protein; translated protein: MSRLYKYFFRGLITVLPLALTIYLLYIFLAWTEAVALTFLRPFIGGFYVPGMGLALGILGILAIGYLVSKERVQRVLVLLEMPFTNLPVVKSIYSSLKSFADYFSPSSKNTAQQVVVLRIPGQQLELVGLVTRRNMEGLPEGFTQGERVAVYLPMGYMIGGYTVFVPQEWVQPIQMSVEEAMRSSLIAWMARAETNNNRPAAQEPPAETQGGPNGGGQA
- a CDS encoding winged helix-turn-helix transcriptional regulator, which codes for MRELDRIDLKILDILQREGRISVTELADRISLSATPCSDRIKRMEREGVITGYHARVNPAALGKNLLVFLEIKLSAKSGDVFDKVKKELLYVPEVMECHLVSGDFDYLVKARLTEMNEYRRLLGEILKRLPASAESRSYVVMEEIKETLYLPVDR